A genome region from Chthonomonas sp. includes the following:
- the leuD gene encoding 3-isopropylmalate dehydratase small subunit, with protein sequence MPGLTVHTGRLAIYNEDNVDTDRIIPARFLSRVSRTGYGELLFSDVRGGDFVLDTPEAQGATVLVAGTNFGCGSSREHAVWAIQQWGFRAVIALATADSPGYSDIFRQNSANCGLLLIELDPASHAQLVAAGTNAEVTIDVSAETVSLGDQTFRFTLTPATKDQILRGLDLIGSTLEHAGAIDDYESRSAAFVPAPL encoded by the coding sequence ATGCCTGGCCTCACGGTCCATACCGGACGACTCGCCATTTACAACGAAGACAATGTGGACACCGACCGGATTATCCCGGCGCGGTTTCTGAGCCGTGTCAGCCGAACCGGTTACGGCGAGCTTTTGTTCAGCGATGTTCGCGGCGGCGACTTTGTGCTGGACACGCCCGAGGCGCAGGGCGCGACCGTGCTGGTCGCGGGCACCAACTTCGGCTGCGGATCCTCCCGCGAGCACGCGGTGTGGGCGATTCAGCAGTGGGGATTCCGCGCGGTGATCGCGTTGGCGACCGCGGACTCGCCGGGCTACAGCGATATCTTCCGACAGAATTCGGCCAACTGCGGACTGCTCCTCATCGAGCTCGACCCGGCGAGTCACGCACAGCTCGTCGCGGCGGGCACGAACGCCGAGGTGACGATTGATGTCTCGGCGGAAACGGTTAGCCTTGGCGATCAAACGTTCAGGTTCACGCTGACTCCGGCGACCAAGGACCAGATTCTAAGAGGGTTGGACCTCATCGGCAGCACCCTGGAACACGCCGGCGCGATTGACGACTACGAGTCGCGGTCGGCGGCGTTCGTGCCCGCTCCGTTGTAG
- a CDS encoding alpha/beta hydrolase — MKSFVSLGLLAIAAASMAQEAARRDTLTGDVRFHEGFRSAFLENERTLRVYVPPQYLSEPNRRFPVLYMHDGQNLFSGLTSFIPNQEWRADESAEMLIRAGIIEPIIIVGIDNAGMSRGDEYLPLIIQNKDTLYGGRAEDYGRFLVDEVMPFIKDRYRVNTDPRKTGLCGSSFGGVITHYLGLTYPKVFGNLGIVSPSLWVGKHERMIDDLHTMANAIKRQRVWVDMGGDEADAKTRSTFETYTETWTKMLSKGGGICNAVMDEFAPHNEVAWARRFPSMLQFWYGVKR, encoded by the coding sequence ATGAAGAGTTTTGTGAGCCTGGGATTGCTGGCGATTGCCGCCGCGAGCATGGCGCAAGAAGCCGCCCGCCGCGACACCCTCACTGGCGACGTGCGATTTCACGAGGGTTTTCGTAGCGCGTTCCTGGAAAACGAGCGCACCTTGCGCGTGTACGTGCCGCCGCAATATTTAAGCGAGCCTAACCGCCGCTTCCCGGTTTTGTATATGCACGACGGCCAAAACTTGTTCAGCGGCCTCACCAGCTTCATTCCGAACCAGGAGTGGCGCGCCGACGAGTCGGCGGAGATGCTCATCCGAGCGGGCATCATCGAGCCGATCATCATCGTGGGGATAGACAACGCAGGCATGTCGCGCGGCGACGAGTACCTGCCCCTGATCATCCAGAACAAGGACACGCTTTACGGCGGCCGGGCCGAAGATTACGGTCGTTTTCTCGTTGACGAGGTGATGCCATTCATCAAAGATCGCTACCGCGTGAACACCGATCCGCGGAAGACCGGCCTTTGCGGGTCGAGCTTCGGCGGTGTCATCACCCACTATCTTGGGTTGACTTATCCCAAGGTCTTTGGGAACCTCGGCATCGTGTCGCCGAGTCTGTGGGTAGGCAAACACGAGCGCATGATTGACGATTTGCACACCATGGCTAACGCGATCAAGCGGCAGCGGGTTTGGGTGGATATGGGCGGCGACGAAGCCGACGCCAAAACCAGAAGTACGTTCGAAACTTACACCGAAACTTGGACAAAAATGCTCAGCAAGGGCGGTGGCATATGCAACGCCGTGATGGACGAATTCGCGCCGCACAACGAGGTGGCGTGGGCGCGCCGCTTCCCGAGCATGCTGCAGTTCTGGTACGGCGTCAAACGGTAA
- the trpS gene encoding tryptophan--tRNA ligase: MTQPTRILSGMRATNPRLHLGNYEGALRPWVELQSQHQMFCMVADWHGLTELKSEPQEIAKNAREVAKDFVAAGLDPDRCNIFIQSHVKEHAELSLLLGMVSSVGKLERNPTYKDHLAASEGNEGSLSYGLLGYPVLQSADILLYKPYGVPVGKDQAPHLELSREIARSFNSKFGEVFPMFKDIISQDESRSKVPGLDMRKMSKSYDNCIYLSDTADETAKRIKSAFTTPTKIKMTDPGIPEGCAICQYLKLYDPDYQQKWDEDIRGERGCSKSKQELTEIINEYLRPFRERRVSMTDGDIEAILKNGAEGARAVAAQTMDEVRRAMRLA; the protein is encoded by the coding sequence ATGACCCAACCCACAAGAATTCTCAGCGGCATGCGGGCAACGAACCCGCGCTTGCACCTCGGCAACTACGAAGGTGCTCTACGCCCGTGGGTGGAGCTTCAAAGCCAGCACCAAATGTTTTGCATGGTGGCCGACTGGCATGGCCTTACCGAGCTGAAATCCGAACCGCAAGAAATCGCCAAGAACGCGCGCGAGGTCGCCAAGGATTTTGTCGCCGCCGGTCTCGACCCCGACCGCTGCAACATCTTTATTCAGAGCCACGTGAAGGAGCACGCCGAGCTTAGCCTGCTGCTCGGCATGGTCTCCAGCGTGGGCAAACTCGAACGCAACCCGACCTACAAAGACCACCTGGCCGCGAGCGAAGGCAACGAGGGATCGCTTTCCTATGGTCTGCTCGGCTACCCCGTGCTGCAGAGCGCCGACATCTTGCTGTACAAGCCCTACGGCGTTCCGGTGGGCAAAGACCAGGCGCCGCACCTTGAGCTGAGCCGCGAGATCGCGCGCTCCTTTAACTCCAAGTTTGGCGAAGTCTTCCCCATGTTCAAGGACATCATCAGCCAAGACGAGTCGCGCTCGAAGGTGCCCGGGCTCGACATGCGTAAGATGTCGAAGAGCTACGACAACTGCATCTATTTGAGCGATACCGCCGACGAAACCGCCAAGCGCATTAAGTCGGCGTTCACCACGCCCACCAAGATCAAAATGACCGACCCCGGCATTCCCGAGGGTTGCGCCATTTGCCAGTATCTCAAGCTCTACGACCCCGACTACCAGCAAAAGTGGGACGAGGATATCCGCGGCGAGCGCGGCTGCTCCAAGAGCAAGCAAGAACTCACCGAGATCATCAACGAGTATCTGCGACCGTTCCGCGAGCGGCGAGTCAGCATGACGGATGGCGACATCGAAGCGATTTTGAAGAACGGTGCCGAGGGCGCCCGCGCGGTCGCCGCGCAGACGATGGATGAGGTGCGCCGCGCCATGAGGCTCGCATGA
- a CDS encoding HAD family hydrolase, translating to MIAPIKAIYFDLDDTLCGYWDASKAALRSTFDEFRPGDQGADACIGAWATAFRSFSPEVKSTEWYQTYLRFGGKTRNEQMARTLQVLGVDDSTLAVKLGDRYGELRNANLALFDDAIEVLDNLYHRFPLGLITNGPADIQRQEIATLGIGHYFQHFYIEGEVGFGKPEPEVFRRAAYAVGCLPEDCLMVGNSYGHDVRPALACGWQSIWIRRPSDVAPSADGSSKPEERPPDSPEPTAVIGSLRELLDLLPA from the coding sequence ATGATCGCTCCCATCAAAGCCATCTATTTCGATCTCGACGACACGCTGTGCGGCTATTGGGACGCCAGCAAGGCGGCTCTGCGCAGCACGTTTGACGAGTTCCGCCCCGGCGACCAAGGCGCAGACGCCTGCATCGGTGCCTGGGCGACCGCGTTTCGCTCGTTCAGTCCCGAAGTCAAATCCACCGAGTGGTACCAAACCTACCTGCGCTTTGGCGGCAAGACCCGCAACGAGCAAATGGCGCGCACGCTCCAGGTGCTCGGCGTCGACGACTCTACGCTGGCGGTTAAGCTTGGCGATCGTTACGGTGAGCTCCGCAACGCCAACCTCGCGTTGTTCGACGACGCGATTGAGGTGCTCGACAACTTGTACCACCGCTTCCCGCTTGGCCTCATCACCAACGGCCCGGCCGATATTCAGCGGCAAGAAATCGCGACGCTTGGCATCGGCCACTACTTCCAGCATTTCTACATCGAAGGCGAAGTTGGCTTTGGGAAGCCGGAGCCCGAAGTGTTCCGCCGCGCCGCCTACGCGGTCGGTTGTTTGCCGGAGGATTGCCTGATGGTCGGCAACAGTTACGGGCACGATGTACGCCCGGCGCTGGCTTGTGGATGGCAATCCATCTGGATTCGTCGCCCGAGCGATGTCGCGCCCAGCGCAGATGGCTCGTCGAAACCCGAGGAGCGGCCCCCTGACTCGCCCGAGCCGACGGCCGTGATCGGTAGCCTCCGCGAATTACTAGACTTGCTCCCCGCCTAG
- the ruvB gene encoding Holliday junction branch migration DNA helicase RuvB, translating into MIDELSPEQHPEDRAPEFSLRPKLLREFIGQTKLKENLNVFLTAAQRRGEPLDHTLLYGPPGLGKTTIAHILATEMNAPFHVTTGPALERPGDLVGIVTNLEPGAVLFIDEIHRLSKMVEEILYPAMEDFKIDLMIGKGPAARSVRLDLPRFTIIGATTRQGLLTGPLRDRFGIVSHFNYYDQPALHEIISRSSSILGYQISDDAATEISRRARGTPRIANRLLARVRDFAEVADETVISLQAAQRALTALEIDDAGLDLVDHRILLAIIEKYDGGPVGLDTIAATIGEDSGTIEDVFEPYLMQLGFLQRTPRGRVATAACYRHLKREPKAKPENPALFEG; encoded by the coding sequence ATGATCGACGAACTCAGCCCCGAACAGCATCCCGAGGACCGCGCGCCCGAATTCTCGCTGCGGCCGAAACTGCTGCGCGAGTTCATTGGCCAAACCAAGCTCAAGGAGAACTTGAACGTCTTTCTGACCGCGGCTCAGCGGCGTGGCGAGCCGCTTGACCACACGTTGCTTTATGGCCCGCCAGGACTCGGCAAAACCACCATCGCGCATATTCTCGCGACGGAAATGAATGCCCCCTTCCACGTCACCACCGGCCCCGCGCTGGAGCGGCCCGGCGACCTGGTGGGGATCGTCACCAACCTCGAGCCCGGCGCGGTGCTGTTCATTGACGAAATCCACCGCCTGAGCAAGATGGTCGAAGAAATTCTCTACCCGGCGATGGAGGACTTTAAGATCGACTTGATGATCGGCAAGGGTCCGGCCGCGCGGTCAGTACGGCTCGACTTGCCGCGCTTTACGATTATCGGCGCGACCACGCGCCAGGGCCTCCTCACCGGCCCGCTACGCGACCGTTTCGGCATCGTCTCGCACTTCAACTACTACGACCAACCAGCGCTGCATGAGATCATCTCGCGGTCGTCCAGCATCTTGGGCTATCAGATTTCCGATGATGCCGCCACTGAGATTTCGCGGCGTGCCCGCGGAACGCCGCGCATCGCCAATCGCCTGCTGGCCCGGGTGCGAGACTTCGCCGAGGTCGCCGACGAGACCGTGATTTCGCTTCAAGCCGCGCAGCGAGCGCTCACCGCGCTGGAAATTGACGACGCCGGACTCGACCTGGTGGATCACCGCATCTTGCTGGCGATTATCGAAAAGTATGATGGCGGGCCGGTCGGCCTGGATACCATCGCGGCGACCATTGGCGAGGATTCGGGCACCATCGAGGATGTGTTTGAGCCTTACCTGATGCAGCTCGGCTTTTTGCAACGCACTCCGCGCGGACGGGTGGCGACCGCCGCGTGCTATCGCCACCTTAAGCGCGAACCCAAGGCGAAGCCGGAAAACCCAGCGCTCTTCGAAGGCTAG
- a CDS encoding PDZ domain-containing protein: MMLPLLAGIILGQAAPATKPVNVVPFKRGENSMIIDATVNGVKGSFMFDTGFAGAFVMGDQYNIGPATGTITLRDFVGELQAKTVKMRSLEIGGMKIKCDDDIVQQPGENMSESYGVHCDGIMGLSVFKDQIFEINFQKNEIYFYPKTYDITKKPTDNKKTFLQKMLPMGNTAIELLVHTKDEQEFILTLDTGNAFYATTYLETIENAGLWPKEKKPDFMKSSFVASGEVPSFTTRLADLHIFGVPVKESYWDIIAQPSGSADSQGTVGFGFLSNFNVTIDLGRRRVFMEMFKENAQNEAEAELGLVALYDEELKGVVVYRVMPKSPADKAGIKPLDHILSLDGVELQKQGYREMRRLLEGAPGSKVKVIASRQGVVKRYEIERDYLINQMPPRTAGSPGQASPPSGGR, encoded by the coding sequence ATGATGCTTCCGCTTCTAGCTGGAATTATTCTGGGCCAAGCCGCGCCCGCGACCAAACCCGTGAACGTCGTGCCGTTTAAGCGCGGCGAGAACTCGATGATCATTGACGCAACGGTGAACGGTGTCAAGGGCTCGTTCATGTTTGATACCGGGTTCGCCGGGGCGTTCGTCATGGGCGATCAGTACAACATTGGGCCGGCAACCGGCACCATTACCCTGCGCGACTTTGTCGGCGAGTTGCAAGCCAAAACCGTGAAGATGCGCAGCCTGGAAATCGGCGGCATGAAGATCAAGTGCGACGATGATATCGTGCAGCAACCCGGCGAAAACATGTCCGAATCGTACGGCGTGCACTGCGACGGCATCATGGGCCTCAGCGTATTTAAGGACCAGATTTTCGAGATCAACTTCCAAAAAAACGAGATATACTTCTATCCGAAAACCTACGATATCACCAAGAAGCCGACGGACAACAAGAAGACTTTCTTGCAAAAGATGTTGCCCATGGGCAACACCGCGATTGAGCTGCTCGTGCACACCAAGGACGAGCAAGAGTTCATCCTGACGCTTGACACCGGCAACGCGTTCTACGCGACGACGTACCTGGAAACAATCGAGAACGCCGGTCTTTGGCCCAAGGAAAAGAAGCCCGATTTCATGAAATCCTCGTTCGTCGCGAGCGGGGAAGTGCCCAGCTTTACCACGCGCCTGGCCGACCTGCACATCTTCGGCGTCCCGGTGAAAGAGAGCTATTGGGACATCATCGCCCAGCCTTCGGGTTCGGCGGATAGCCAAGGCACGGTGGGGTTTGGCTTCCTCAGCAACTTCAACGTGACCATTGACCTCGGTCGTCGCCGCGTTTTCATGGAGATGTTCAAGGAGAACGCTCAGAACGAAGCCGAGGCCGAGTTGGGTTTGGTCGCGCTTTACGACGAAGAACTTAAGGGCGTGGTTGTGTACCGCGTTATGCCGAAGTCGCCCGCGGACAAGGCGGGCATCAAGCCGCTCGACCACATTCTCTCGCTGGACGGCGTGGAACTGCAAAAGCAGGGCTATCGCGAAATGCGCCGCTTGCTCGAGGGCGCTCCTGGATCGAAGGTCAAGGTGATCGCTAGCCGCCAGGGTGTGGTCAAGCGCTACGAAATTGAGCGCGACTATCTGATTAACCAGATGCCGCCGCGAACTGCTGGATCACCTGGTCAAGCATCGCCTCCGTCAGGCGGCCGGTAA
- a CDS encoding uracil-DNA glycosylase has product MDVTRCERCPRLRTWCELVAREKRAAYAEEVYWGLPVPNFGPDDASRLIVGLAPAAHGANRTGRMFTGDRSGEWLYRALHRAGLANQPTSLHRGDGLGLRDTLITAVCHCAPPDNKPTREEMANCSDYLRAAVLHPARRAILCLGGIAWESTLRILEVKPRAKFSHGAMVSIGDLAVLGCYHPSQQNTFTGRLTEAMLDQVIQQFAAASG; this is encoded by the coding sequence ATGGATGTCACTCGGTGCGAACGCTGCCCGCGCCTGCGGACCTGGTGCGAACTGGTTGCTCGCGAGAAACGCGCCGCCTACGCGGAGGAAGTCTACTGGGGTTTGCCCGTGCCCAACTTTGGCCCGGACGACGCCTCGCGGCTGATTGTCGGGCTCGCGCCCGCTGCCCATGGCGCCAACCGCACCGGGCGTATGTTCACAGGCGACCGTAGCGGCGAGTGGCTCTACCGAGCATTGCACCGCGCCGGGCTGGCGAACCAACCGACTTCCCTGCACCGAGGCGATGGCTTGGGGCTACGCGATACGCTCATTACGGCGGTGTGCCACTGCGCGCCGCCAGACAACAAGCCCACTCGCGAGGAGATGGCCAACTGCTCGGACTACCTGCGGGCGGCGGTGTTGCACCCCGCTCGACGAGCGATCCTTTGCCTGGGCGGCATTGCGTGGGAATCCACGCTGCGGATTCTCGAAGTAAAGCCCCGCGCAAAATTCTCGCACGGGGCCATGGTTTCGATCGGCGATCTCGCCGTGCTGGGTTGCTACCATCCCAGCCAACAAAACACCTTTACCGGCCGCCTGACGGAGGCGATGCTTGACCAGGTGATCCAGCAGTTCGCGGCGGCATCTGGTTAA
- the rocD gene encoding ornithine--oxo-acid transaminase, protein MNIREQLNSISDAQAIEMTEHYGAHNYHPLHVNLVRAKGAYAWDGSGKRYIDCIGSYSAVANGHLSEAIVSAMKEQLDTLTLTSRAVYTSELALFLKSVCEFTGMDMACPMNTGAEAVETALKLARKWGYTVKGIPEGQAEILVGEENFHGRTITIVGFSTEAQYKANFGPFTPGFKAIPFGDIEAVRRAITPNTAAILLEPIQAEGGILFPPAGYMAELRKLCTENRVLLIWDEIQTGFCRTGRRMAWEHEDAKPDLICLGKALGGGVFPVSAVAGSREVISVFVPGDHGSTFGGNPLGCVVAIAAMQEMLEKDLAGRSEVLGERMMEGLRRLNHPAVEDIRGRGLLVGLEVREGIDTKKLSQAFLDNGLLTKETRSRTFRFAPPLIIDEKMTDEIVRLIEVCLNSVVAVTA, encoded by the coding sequence ATGAATATTCGCGAACAACTCAACTCGATTTCCGACGCTCAAGCGATCGAAATGACCGAGCACTACGGTGCCCATAACTACCACCCGCTGCACGTCAACCTGGTGCGCGCCAAAGGCGCGTACGCCTGGGATGGCAGCGGCAAGCGCTACATCGACTGCATCGGCAGCTACTCCGCCGTGGCCAACGGCCACCTAAGCGAGGCGATTGTCAGCGCCATGAAAGAGCAACTCGACACCCTGACCCTGACCAGCCGCGCCGTTTACACGAGCGAACTTGCGTTGTTCCTGAAGTCGGTCTGCGAGTTCACCGGCATGGACATGGCCTGCCCCATGAACACCGGCGCCGAAGCTGTGGAAACCGCCCTGAAACTCGCTCGCAAGTGGGGCTACACGGTCAAGGGAATTCCGGAAGGTCAAGCCGAAATCCTGGTCGGCGAAGAGAACTTCCACGGCCGCACGATCACGATCGTCGGCTTTAGCACCGAGGCGCAGTACAAGGCGAACTTTGGGCCGTTTACGCCGGGCTTCAAGGCGATTCCGTTTGGCGACATCGAAGCCGTCCGCCGCGCGATCACTCCGAACACCGCGGCCATTCTGCTTGAGCCGATTCAAGCCGAGGGCGGCATCCTGTTCCCGCCGGCCGGCTACATGGCCGAACTCCGCAAGCTGTGCACCGAAAACCGCGTGCTGCTGATCTGGGACGAGATTCAAACCGGGTTCTGCCGCACGGGTCGCCGCATGGCTTGGGAGCACGAGGACGCGAAGCCCGACCTCATCTGCCTTGGCAAGGCGCTGGGCGGAGGCGTGTTCCCCGTTTCGGCCGTTGCCGGTAGCCGCGAGGTCATCAGCGTGTTCGTCCCTGGCGATCACGGGTCCACGTTCGGCGGCAACCCGCTTGGCTGTGTGGTGGCCATCGCCGCGATGCAAGAAATGCTCGAGAAGGATTTGGCCGGCCGCTCGGAAGTGCTCGGCGAGCGCATGATGGAGGGCCTTCGTCGTCTCAACCATCCGGCGGTCGAAGATATTCGCGGTCGCGGTTTGCTCGTCGGCCTCGAAGTCAGGGAAGGCATCGACACGAAGAAACTCTCGCAAGCATTCCTCGACAACGGTCTGCTGACCAAGGAGACCCGCTCGCGCACCTTCCGCTTTGCGCCGCCGCTCATCATCGACGAAAAAATGACCGACGAAATTGTCCGCCTGATTGAGGTTTGCCTCAACTCGGTGGTCGCCGTCACAGCCTAG
- a CDS encoding zinc ribbon domain-containing protein — protein MPIYEYEHKEESLMCPHRIEVLQSVKDDTLTHCPACGMEISRVISRASIAMGMGNLIETAGKNGFTAFKKLESGVYERVAGTEGPSILHRDAVDKLTDD, from the coding sequence ATGCCCATTTACGAATACGAACATAAGGAAGAGTCGCTGATGTGTCCGCACCGCATTGAGGTGCTGCAATCGGTGAAAGACGACACGCTGACGCACTGTCCGGCGTGCGGCATGGAGATCAGCCGCGTCATCTCGCGCGCCTCCATCGCCATGGGCATGGGCAACCTCATTGAGACCGCGGGTAAGAACGGGTTCACGGCCTTTAAGAAGCTAGAAAGCGGCGTGTACGAGCGCGTGGCCGGCACCGAGGGTCCTTCGATTCTTCACCGCGACGCCGTCGATAAGCTCACCGACGACTAG
- the ruvA gene encoding Holliday junction branch migration protein RuvA: protein MIARLRGTVWEMNPPHLVVDVQGVGYELLAPEPVLLQLGVVGLPVDLFVRQIFREDGTTLYAFANADQRRCFDILTGVSGCGPKIALAALGTLGEQGVVAAIVDEDIPTLIKTPGIGAKLAERISRELREKMREELWARHATTPKPTKEVSSPVDDELVDALMNLGYRRAEADLAAATARDEATGLEDQLRAALRHLRK from the coding sequence GTGATCGCACGCCTGCGCGGAACCGTTTGGGAAATGAACCCGCCCCACCTAGTGGTGGATGTGCAGGGCGTCGGCTACGAGCTGTTAGCCCCCGAACCGGTGCTCCTGCAACTCGGTGTCGTCGGGCTGCCGGTGGACCTGTTTGTGCGGCAGATATTCCGCGAAGACGGGACCACGCTTTACGCGTTCGCCAATGCCGACCAGCGGCGTTGCTTTGACATTTTGACCGGCGTCAGCGGTTGCGGACCCAAGATCGCCTTGGCCGCACTCGGCACACTCGGCGAGCAAGGCGTGGTGGCCGCCATCGTGGACGAGGACATTCCCACCCTTATTAAGACACCCGGCATCGGCGCGAAACTCGCCGAGCGCATCTCGCGAGAGCTTCGCGAGAAGATGCGCGAGGAGCTTTGGGCGCGTCATGCGACGACGCCGAAGCCCACCAAGGAAGTCAGCAGTCCCGTGGACGACGAGCTCGTAGACGCGCTGATGAACCTGGGCTATCGCCGCGCCGAAGCCGATTTGGCCGCCGCCACGGCGCGAGACGAAGCCACTGGGTTGGAGGATCAACTGCGGGCGGCTCTGCGTCATTTGAGAAAGTAA
- a CDS encoding prolyl oligopeptidase family serine peptidase — MKWLMPLFCCPALLWAADIPLTEGMARTIPGNQRTPARMDPVELDLLRGQAFEGSAWTAVKAAANGTFSGPFTSSGYLRFTVNSPADKTMFLEAIGNSMVYVNGVPHGGDIYMFGYVSVPVPLVKGPNELVFALGRGQFQGRLVDVVKPLSLDPRDSTTPDVVEGGPKSSLAALIVRNATADVVDDLVIVAGKHRTKVGRVLPMTTVKAGVAIPLEATGKVNVRLMRGSRELDATELTLRVRKPSQPHKITFRSRIDGSVQYYAVQPSTNPAPGQALFLSLHGASVEASGQAEAYSAKSWGTVVCPTNRRPYGFNWEDQGRLDALEVLELAQARYKPDPRQIYLTGHSMGGHGTWQLGAHFPDQWAAIAPAAGWVSYWSYAGGATYNNPSEIEKSLLAAMSPSDTLGLKSNFAQHGVFILHGDADETVPVSEAKTMADVLGKFHKSWDMALVPGAGHWWDNDPEAGADAVDDARLFRFFARHRRPLANEVTEVDFATADPGVSDSCHWVTVSQQAAVRQVSRVELVARPHMGQISGQTTNVSAMRIRPDALVLQANISLDIDGTKLTVPWAKEIALRNDGRGWTLDNTKDEPRFKHGFKAMFDREFAFVIDRPERDPKAKEHLQIARYLGEQWRVIANGRAEVLFRDELTSEIRRKRNLIYITNDRSLLPSGFGDNPVVLTRWLDGQQVGIIYGGTATTRLPYFTAGAHFADYFEFRPEMLRDGTKGIVRTGFWSPADEKK; from the coding sequence ATGAAATGGCTCATGCCCCTCTTTTGCTGTCCGGCGCTTCTTTGGGCGGCGGACATTCCTCTCACCGAGGGCATGGCGCGCACGATTCCCGGCAACCAACGCACGCCCGCGCGGATGGACCCGGTCGAACTTGATCTCTTGCGTGGGCAAGCCTTCGAGGGCTCGGCATGGACCGCCGTGAAGGCCGCCGCCAACGGCACGTTCTCCGGGCCGTTCACGAGCAGCGGATACTTGCGGTTTACGGTGAACTCGCCCGCAGACAAAACCATGTTTCTTGAGGCCATCGGCAACAGCATGGTGTACGTCAACGGCGTGCCTCACGGCGGTGATATTTACATGTTTGGGTACGTGAGCGTGCCCGTTCCCTTGGTCAAGGGGCCGAACGAACTGGTCTTCGCTCTGGGCCGCGGCCAATTCCAGGGGCGTTTGGTGGATGTCGTCAAGCCGCTAAGTCTGGACCCCCGTGATTCGACCACGCCTGACGTCGTCGAGGGCGGTCCCAAGTCCAGTTTGGCCGCGCTCATCGTCCGCAACGCCACCGCCGATGTGGTGGATGACCTCGTGATTGTCGCTGGAAAGCACCGCACCAAGGTCGGCCGAGTTTTGCCGATGACCACCGTAAAGGCCGGGGTCGCCATTCCGCTCGAAGCCACCGGCAAGGTCAACGTCCGCCTTATGCGCGGGAGCAGGGAGCTCGATGCCACCGAGCTGACCCTGCGGGTGCGCAAACCCAGCCAGCCGCACAAGATCACCTTCCGCAGCCGCATCGACGGCTCGGTCCAGTACTACGCTGTTCAGCCGAGCACCAACCCCGCGCCGGGACAAGCCCTGTTCCTGAGTCTGCACGGCGCGAGCGTGGAGGCGAGCGGCCAAGCCGAAGCCTATTCGGCGAAGTCGTGGGGCACGGTTGTTTGCCCGACGAATCGGCGACCTTACGGGTTCAACTGGGAGGATCAGGGTCGCCTGGATGCGTTGGAAGTGCTCGAACTCGCCCAGGCCCGCTACAAGCCCGATCCGCGCCAGATTTATCTGACTGGCCACAGCATGGGCGGGCATGGCACGTGGCAGCTGGGCGCGCATTTTCCGGACCAGTGGGCCGCGATCGCGCCCGCCGCGGGTTGGGTGAGCTACTGGAGCTACGCAGGCGGGGCCACTTACAACAATCCGAGCGAGATCGAAAAGTCGTTGCTCGCCGCGATGTCGCCCAGCGACACCCTCGGCCTCAAGTCGAACTTCGCCCAGCATGGTGTGTTCATTCTGCATGGCGACGCCGACGAAACCGTGCCGGTCAGCGAGGCAAAAACCATGGCCGACGTGCTCGGCAAGTTCCACAAGAGTTGGGACATGGCGCTGGTGCCGGGGGCCGGCCACTGGTGGGATAACGACCCCGAAGCCGGCGCCGACGCCGTGGACGATGCGCGGCTTTTCCGGTTCTTCGCGCGCCATCGCCGCCCGCTCGCCAACGAGGTCACGGAGGTGGACTTTGCGACCGCCGATCCCGGCGTGTCGGACAGTTGCCACTGGGTGACGGTGAGCCAACAAGCAGCGGTGCGCCAGGTTAGCCGAGTCGAACTCGTGGCGCGGCCCCACATGGGCCAGATTTCGGGGCAAACCACCAACGTGAGCGCGATGCGTATCCGCCCGGATGCGCTCGTGCTGCAGGCAAACATCAGTCTTGACATTGACGGCACCAAACTCACGGTGCCCTGGGCGAAAGAGATCGCCTTGCGCAACGATGGCCGGGGTTGGACGCTGGACAACACCAAGGATGAGCCGAGGTTCAAGCACGGGTTCAAGGCGATGTTCGATCGCGAGTTCGCGTTCGTCATTGACCGCCCTGAGCGCGACCCGAAAGCCAAGGAGCATTTGCAGATTGCCCGCTACCTCGGCGAGCAATGGCGCGTCATCGCCAACGGTCGAGCCGAAGTTCTGTTCCGTGACGAGCTGACCAGCGAAATCCGCCGCAAGCGCAACCTCATCTACATCACCAACGACCGGAGCCTGCTGCCGAGCGGGTTCGGCGACAACCCGGTGGTCCTCACGCGCTGGCTCGATGGTCAGCAGGTGGGCATTATCTACGGTGGCACGGCGACGACCCGGCTCCCCTACTTCACCGCCGGGGCGCATTTTGCCGACTACTTTGAGTTCCGCCCCGAGATGCTGCGCGACGGCACCAAGGGCATTGTGCGCACCGGATTCTGGTCGCCCGCGGACGAAAAGAAGTAG